A genomic stretch from Enterobacteriaceae endosymbiont of Donacia dentata includes:
- the infB gene encoding translation initiation factor IF-2, whose protein sequence is MIDAVITIKSLANEIKISVKNIIKYFSDTGISKLENDIVNIEEKKKLLIYLKNKKIKNLKLLTLHKKKYNVSYVNNNQGKKKSIKIKNKKVSNIKNITDYQKKNYLELNKKKINKNKKYYVQKNSKNKNINNDIFNKKIYKKKKYKINSKNYKDKKKNTTNKKYKLNSSKLYQNFNKPIKNINRDIVINETISILELSNRMAVKSSELIKIMTNMGEKISDVNQYLKQETAQLIAEEMGHKVILRHENDIEKLLIDNNKNNINIKPKTRSPIVTIMGHVDHGKTSLLDYIFSSNIALKEVGGITQYINAYEIKFDNKNITFLDTPGHKFFTSMRLRGIQITDIIILVIAADDGVMPQTIEAIKHAIKTKVSIIVAINKIDKKISNFKKIKSDLSRYNIIPEEWGGDNIFVNVSAKTGEGIKDLLNAILLQAEMLELKAINTGMAQGIVIDSYLDKGKGPIANILIKEGILTKGNIVLCGCTYGRIKRLMNFKGENIIQAGPSTPIKILGLSEIPYAGDILIEVNDEKKAKEVALYRKNKYREIKLEKKQEQFKKIFLDLNDNNKNIHEINILLKGDVQGSVEAIKDTLIKLSNEKINIKIINSGVGEITETDVLFAIASNKNNVIIIAFNIKANNIAKNLIRTEKIKIKYFSIIYDLIDDMKKYIKKLLLPKYQEQLLGLAEVRSIFTIPKIGIIAGCIVTYGFIKRNNLIKLLRNKNIIYQGILDSLRRFKENVNEVRNGMECGISIKNFNDIKIGDKIKVFSKTEIIKK, encoded by the coding sequence ATGATAGATGCTGTTATAACTATAAAATCTTTAGCTAATGAAATTAAAATTTCAGTGAAAAATATAATCAAATATTTTTCTGATACAGGTATTTCTAAATTAGAAAATGATATTGTTAATATAGAAGAAAAAAAAAAACTTTTAATATATTTAAAAAATAAAAAAATAAAAAATTTAAAATTATTAACTTTACATAAAAAAAAATATAATGTTTCATATGTCAACAATAATCAAGGTAAAAAAAAATCTATAAAAATTAAAAACAAAAAAGTTAGTAATATAAAAAATATTACAGATTATCAGAAAAAAAATTATTTAGAATTAAATAAAAAAAAAATAAACAAAAATAAAAAATATTATGTTCAAAAAAATTCAAAAAATAAAAATATAAATAATGATATTTTTAATAAAAAAATATATAAGAAAAAAAAATATAAAATAAATTCTAAAAATTATAAAGATAAGAAAAAAAATACTACTAATAAAAAATATAAATTAAATTCTTCTAAATTATATCAAAATTTTAATAAACCTATTAAAAATATTAACCGTGATATTGTTATTAATGAGACCATTAGTATATTAGAATTATCGAATAGAATGGCTGTTAAAAGTTCAGAATTAATAAAAATTATGACAAATATGGGAGAAAAAATTTCTGATGTTAATCAATATTTAAAACAAGAAACTGCTCAATTAATTGCAGAAGAAATGGGACATAAAGTTATATTACGTCATGAAAATGATATAGAAAAATTATTAATTGATAATAATAAAAATAATATTAATATAAAACCAAAAACAAGATCTCCTATAGTAACAATTATGGGTCATGTAGATCATGGTAAAACTTCTTTATTAGATTATATTTTTTCTAGTAATATTGCTTTAAAAGAAGTAGGTGGAATAACTCAATATATAAATGCTTATGAAATAAAATTTGATAATAAAAATATCACATTTCTTGATACTCCTGGACATAAATTTTTTACCTCTATGAGGTTAAGAGGAATACAAATTACAGATATAATTATATTAGTTATTGCAGCTGATGATGGAGTTATGCCACAAACTATAGAAGCAATAAAACACGCAATAAAAACAAAAGTTTCTATTATAGTTGCTATTAATAAAATCGATAAAAAAATTTCAAATTTTAAAAAAATAAAAAGTGATTTAAGTAGGTATAATATTATACCTGAAGAATGGGGCGGAGATAATATTTTTGTTAATGTTTCTGCTAAAACAGGAGAAGGTATTAAAGATTTACTAAATGCTATTTTATTACAAGCCGAAATGTTAGAATTGAAAGCAATTAATACAGGTATGGCTCAAGGTATCGTTATTGATTCTTATTTAGATAAAGGAAAAGGTCCTATAGCTAATATCTTAATAAAAGAAGGAATACTAACAAAAGGAAATATAGTATTATGTGGATGTACTTATGGTAGAATAAAAAGATTAATGAATTTTAAAGGAGAAAATATAATCCAAGCTGGACCTTCTACTCCTATTAAAATTTTAGGTTTATCTGAAATTCCATATGCTGGTGATATTTTAATAGAAGTAAATGACGAAAAAAAAGCTAAAGAAGTAGCATTATATAGAAAAAATAAATATCGTGAAATTAAATTAGAAAAAAAACAAGAACAATTTAAAAAAATATTTTTAGATTTAAATGATAATAATAAAAACATTCATGAAATAAATATTTTATTAAAAGGAGATGTACAAGGTTCTGTAGAAGCTATTAAAGATACTTTAATTAAATTGTCTAATGAAAAAATTAATATAAAAATTATTAATTCAGGAGTAGGAGAAATTACAGAAACAGATGTATTATTTGCAATAGCTAGTAATAAAAATAATGTTATTATTATTGCTTTTAATATTAAAGCAAATAATATTGCTAAAAATTTAATAAGAACAGAAAAAATAAAAATTAAATATTTTTCTATTATTTATGATTTAATAGATGATATGAAAAAATATATAAAAAAACTTTTATTACCAAAATATCAAGAACAATTATTAGGATTAGCAGAAGTAAGAAGTATTTTTACAATTCCTAAAATAGGAATTATAGCTGGGTGTATAGTTACATATGGATTTATTAAACGTAATAATTTAATAAAATTATTAAGAAATAAAAATATTATCTATCAAGGAATACTTGATTCTTTAAGAAGATTTAAAGAAAATGTTAATGAAGTACGTAATGGTATGGAATGTGGAATTAGTATCAAAAATTTTAATGATATTAAAATAGGAGATAAAATAAAAGTTTTTTCAAAAACTGAAATTATAAAAAAATAG